A genomic stretch from Sphaerodactylus townsendi isolate TG3544 linkage group LG15, MPM_Stown_v2.3, whole genome shotgun sequence includes:
- the HCRT gene encoding orexin isoform X2 — MKTYNTKIHKTVPLFLLFLLCSFAVAKEAMPNYCHQKSCSCRILELLHGMGNHAAGILTVGKRSDPMPTKAFQDRLYRLLHGSSKQAAGILTMGKRAAELTVEHQGALLAPVSYAAGLDTAKACLAKDLESYQKMSSGETVS; from the coding sequence ATCCACAAAACTGTGCCGCTGTTCCTTCTCTTCTTGCTGTGCTCCTTCGCCGTAGCCAAAGAAGCCATGCCGAACTATTGCCACCAGAAGAGCTGCTCCTGCCGCATTCTCGAGCTGCTCCACGGCATGGGCAACCACGCGGCTGGCATCCTGACCGTCGGCAAGCGGAGCGACCCGATGCCCACCAAGGCTTTCCAGGACCGGCTCTATCGCCTCCTGCATGGCTCCAGCAAGCAAGCCGCTGGGATTCTCACCATGGGCAAGAGGGCAGCTGAGCTGACGGTGGAGCACCAGGGAGCACTGCTAGCACCGGTTTCCTATGCTGCAGGGTTAGATACAGCCAAAGCCTGCCTGGCGAAGGATTTAGAATCCTACCAGAAAATGAGCAGTGGAGAGACAGTGTCCTAA